Within Planococcus citri chromosome 2, ihPlaCitr1.1, whole genome shotgun sequence, the genomic segment TCGAGAGTAATCGGAAGTAATAAATAGTAGTACTGTTCTTTATTCGCGTGAAAGTCTGGAtattttgagatgattttctGATTAGGTTGAGTGGATGGGCTGTCTCTCaaatattgcgaaaaattcTTGTTAAAAATTATACGATGTTCCATCATCGTTGGAAGTATGTTGTTGACTATGTATACCATCTTTTGTCGTTCTTTATATTCGATCTTGTAATCTCGAATTATTGTATTgtcctgaaaaatcaaattcttgtTTCAAACAATTATGGAGCTTCGGCATTTACCACTGAAATAAATCATCAGGTATCTACTTAAGTGTGCTAGATTTACTTCAAAATGATCTGAAATGCTCTACTCACCCCCCAAATGCCAGCAAAACCAAATGAAACACTGGTGTGAATCTTCTTATCTTCATCGCCGGTGGTCCATTGCCTGGCACATACTGATACATTGTTCATGTCAATTGTTGCCATGAAACGAGTGTAGGCAAACAAATTATGCCACATGCGTACCTCTCCACCGATAATGATTGATACATAATCTATGCCTACATACTGCAATGTGAAATATACCAAGAAATTGTACGAACAAATTTCGATTTGCTCGCTAATTTTAAAGCAGATTATTTTTccaagtacatatattatactcgtattacgtCCTaccgtttcattttttgaaatgttccaACGAACTGAAGAGCCTGCAGAACCGTCCGAATTTAATGTGAAATATAAGTGGCTGAAAAAAACGGACTTTGAAAAACGCTTGCTTTTTATCTGATTTTCAGCTAAGTAAGTATCAAATTGCGGATATATCATGCTGTTATATAATTTTGTTGGCAAACAATTAGCGTTTAACGCGTCTCTGATGGAATCGTGAAGAACATCTGTGATATCATATTTTTTAGATGGATCGATTATTGACCTTACGGTACTGATTTCTGAAACAATAAGAGCAGCACAATTTAGGTAATGGTGTGCGAggtttctttccaaaaaatcaaaaataatggcTACTGATTTTAAGTTAGGAAGAAAATCGATaatcagatacctacctatacttagttGTGTAGTGCTATTTTTGAATCTTATCTATACCTAAGTA encodes:
- the LOC135834911 gene encoding uncharacterized protein LOC135834911, producing the protein MNFTKGICFFILFMFKEISTVRSIIDPSKKYDITDVLHDSIRDALNANCLPTKLYNSMIYPQFDTYLAENQIKSKRFSKSVFFSHLYFTLNSDGSAGSSVRWNISKNETYVGIDYVSIIIGGEVRMWHNLFAYTRFMATIDMNNVSVCARQWTTGDEDKKIHTSVSFGFAGIWGDNTIIRDYKIEYKERQKMVYIVNNILPTMMEHRIIFNKNFSQYLRDSPSTQPNQKIISKYPDFHANKEQYYYLLLPITLELISFSDIKVVGLSNFDSMEIARHPLKRDEPKYYHILHMNDIYGSMDLRYGKEKPEFKKQIAKINFTINRLSMLVDFSYNFTIFEAEDYSITEFPQNFSIPIINWLSKFSSTIMRHIESAMAHSVLRGFRNKFNVQVKNASSLESSTRQMENSFIQKHGKIKSSYDF